A section of the Dehalobacter sp. DCM genome encodes:
- a CDS encoding hydrogenase large subunit, with the protein MVTTMNTLNTNINLSNLKETLTDTFSAVELPNGCIKSENNTDSLGMQAKAVTDNILYFRVESDRIEPICTYIHKEWGYQLVLMFANDENEDELGTDLGYGLYYVFADKEYRILVTIKTVIGAAKPEVQSLSHTIQAAAGYEREIQDLFGIVPIGHPDAKRLVFHSNWPQGIYPLRKTFDVRSKLPMAKEEIRFRKVEGEGVFEIPVGPVHAGIIEPGHFRFSVAGEPIINLEAQLYYVHKGIEKLAEGQTLEKGLYLSERISGDETFANSLAYCQAIETISGSNVPERAEYMRVLFAELERLTSHLGDLGGVCLDAAYGFATFQFRMMRGWAYALADELCGMRFLRSVNTLGGMRKDFVKGKEASLIRQLEQIRSELEDTVSIVKSNSLFTDRVENTGILATPIAIDLNAVGPGGRASGVGYDVRRWFPYAAYDKLEVQIPEHNNGDINCRFNIKIEECFESIRLMVQAIETMPAGPVLEPITHVKPYHFAFGITEAPRGENIHWLMTGKNNTIYRYKIRTPSFCNWPALCYAVNGNIIPDFPLINKSFNLSYAGNDL; encoded by the coding sequence ATGGTGACGACGATGAATACGTTAAATACTAATATCAACCTATCCAACCTAAAAGAGACACTGACAGACACATTCTCGGCAGTGGAACTGCCAAATGGGTGTATAAAGTCTGAAAATAACACGGACAGCTTAGGTATGCAAGCGAAAGCTGTCACGGATAACATCCTTTATTTTAGGGTAGAATCCGATCGCATCGAACCCATTTGCACGTATATCCACAAAGAATGGGGATATCAACTGGTCTTAATGTTTGCCAATGATGAAAACGAGGATGAATTAGGGACAGATTTGGGATACGGTCTCTATTACGTCTTTGCCGATAAAGAATATCGGATTCTGGTGACGATTAAAACGGTGATTGGTGCAGCCAAACCCGAAGTACAATCACTTAGTCATACGATTCAGGCTGCGGCCGGTTACGAACGTGAAATTCAGGATCTCTTCGGAATCGTGCCGATTGGCCATCCGGACGCAAAAAGGCTCGTCTTCCATAGCAACTGGCCTCAGGGCATTTACCCATTGCGTAAAACATTTGATGTCCGGAGCAAGCTTCCGATGGCCAAAGAGGAAATCCGATTCCGCAAAGTCGAAGGAGAAGGGGTTTTCGAAATCCCGGTCGGGCCAGTTCATGCCGGGATTATCGAGCCCGGTCATTTCCGGTTCAGTGTGGCGGGAGAACCGATTATCAATCTGGAAGCACAGCTTTATTACGTGCACAAAGGAATTGAAAAATTAGCCGAAGGTCAAACGCTGGAAAAAGGTCTGTATCTATCCGAACGAATCTCCGGTGATGAGACTTTCGCCAATTCCCTGGCTTATTGTCAGGCAATCGAAACGATATCCGGCAGCAACGTGCCGGAGAGAGCAGAATATATGCGTGTTCTGTTCGCCGAGTTGGAAAGGCTGACCAGTCACCTGGGGGACCTTGGCGGTGTCTGTTTGGATGCGGCGTACGGTTTCGCCACATTTCAGTTTCGGATGATGCGAGGCTGGGCGTATGCACTAGCCGATGAACTTTGCGGCATGCGTTTCTTACGCAGTGTCAACACGTTGGGTGGTATGCGAAAAGACTTTGTTAAAGGGAAAGAGGCCAGTCTGATCCGACAGCTGGAGCAAATCCGCTCCGAACTAGAGGACACCGTCTCTATTGTCAAATCAAACAGCCTGTTTACTGACCGTGTAGAAAACACCGGCATTCTGGCAACGCCGATTGCGATAGATTTGAATGCCGTCGGTCCTGGGGGGAGAGCATCCGGGGTTGGCTATGATGTCAGACGCTGGTTCCCCTATGCGGCATATGACAAACTGGAAGTTCAGATACCGGAGCATAACAACGGCGATATCAATTGTCGCTTCAATATAAAAATCGAAGAGTGTTTTGAATCGATTCGCTTGATGGTCCAAGCAATTGAGACCATGCCTGCAGGACCCGTTCTGGAGCCAATAACCCATGTCAAGCCTTATCATTTTGCTTTTGGCATAACCGAAGCTCCGCGTGGAGAAAATATCCACTGGTTAATGACAGGAAAAAACAATACGATCTATCGTTATAAAATTCGCACACCGTCTTTCTGTAACTGGCCGGCACTATGTTATGCGGTAAACGGAAATATCATCCCGGATTTCCCGTTGATCAATAAAAGCTTTAACCTTTCTTATGCCGGCAATGATTTATAA
- a CDS encoding hydrogenase has translation MSDFAAVSDLAVGSKILETLSVLILLSAFLLMANKRINSYIKSFRLQSFLIALTAGIMGIRSLFNEGRWDILIVCVLIIALKVILIPARLSKTYANVRYKVEKDFIWNIPILILVCCGLVVFSYFTLAGVEGISGESSNLQLVNSVSVIWIGLFFMISRKKAIGQIIGFLVIENGLYITAMLVTHGMPFIVDLGIFIDLLTFVMIMGLITFRLNDQFDSIDTDQLKNLKG, from the coding sequence ATGTCTGATTTCGCGGCGGTGAGTGATTTAGCCGTTGGTTCAAAGATTCTAGAAACGCTGTCTGTTTTGATTTTGCTATCGGCATTTTTGCTGATGGCGAATAAGCGAATCAATTCGTATATCAAATCTTTCCGACTGCAGTCCTTCCTGATTGCTTTGACAGCCGGCATCATGGGAATACGAAGCCTCTTCAATGAGGGGCGCTGGGATATTTTGATTGTCTGTGTCCTGATCATCGCGCTCAAAGTCATCCTCATTCCCGCCCGTTTAAGTAAGACGTACGCTAATGTCCGGTACAAGGTAGAAAAAGATTTTATCTGGAATATTCCGATCCTCATTTTAGTCTGCTGCGGGTTGGTGGTATTCTCTTATTTCACCTTGGCGGGGGTGGAGGGCATCAGCGGGGAGAGCTCGAATCTGCAGCTGGTCAATTCGGTTTCGGTGATCTGGATTGGGCTGTTCTTTATGATCAGCCGGAAGAAGGCGATTGGACAAATCATCGGCTTTCTGGTCATAGAGAACGGACTCTATATCACAGCCATGCTGGTGACGCACGGCATGCCGTTTATCGTTGATCTCGGCATCTTCATTGACCTTCTGACCTTTGTCATGATTATGGGCCTGATAACCTTTCGGCTCAATGACCAGTTTGATTCCATCGATACCGATCAGTTGAAGAATTTGAAAGGATAA
- a CDS encoding respiratory chain complex I subunit 1 family protein, producing the protein MDTIIYIIIQLGVVLLIAPLINGVIKKVKALSQKRKGAPLLQMYFDLYKLMKKSSVVSDVSSWIYKATPYIVFGTAIAAALLVPVSTTILSSISIPGDFIMLVSIFALGRFFMMAAALDTASTFGGMGSSREAMISSLIEPSMMVSLFAIGIIAQTTSLPLIMLKVQTMAFPLVHPVYMMVGLALLIIIIAETARIPVDDPSTHLELTMVHEAMILEYSGRHLALMEYAASVKQLVLITLFVNILMPHDQWIGAGIAAIGLSLLIYLFKVIFMALVIAVFEVNTVKFKLFSIPNLAALAFILAFLGILQFFILGGNHV; encoded by the coding sequence ATGGATACAATTATTTACATTATTATTCAATTAGGTGTTGTTCTATTAATTGCTCCGTTGATTAACGGTGTGATCAAAAAAGTGAAGGCATTAAGTCAGAAACGAAAAGGCGCACCTCTTCTGCAAATGTACTTTGATCTCTATAAACTCATGAAAAAATCGTCGGTTGTTTCGGACGTTTCTTCATGGATTTACAAAGCCACGCCGTACATTGTTTTTGGGACGGCGATTGCCGCGGCGCTGCTTGTTCCTGTATCGACAACCATCCTGTCGTCCATAAGCATTCCCGGTGATTTCATTATGCTGGTGTCGATTTTTGCTTTGGGACGTTTTTTTATGATGGCTGCCGCACTGGATACCGCCAGCACCTTTGGCGGAATGGGAAGCAGCAGGGAAGCGATGATATCCTCACTCATCGAACCATCGATGATGGTTTCGCTTTTTGCCATCGGGATCATCGCCCAAACGACATCGCTGCCTTTGATTATGCTTAAGGTCCAGACGATGGCTTTTCCTTTGGTTCATCCGGTCTATATGATGGTTGGGCTGGCTCTGCTGATAATTATTATCGCTGAGACCGCGCGAATACCGGTGGATGATCCGTCAACTCATCTGGAATTAACCATGGTCCATGAAGCAATGATACTCGAATATTCCGGAAGGCATTTAGCGTTAATGGAATATGCTGCTTCGGTCAAACAACTTGTCCTTATAACCCTGTTTGTGAATATTTTAATGCCGCATGATCAATGGATTGGTGCAGGGATCGCGGCTATCGGACTGTCTCTGCTTATTTATCTCTTCAAGGTCATTTTCATGGCCTTGGTCATTGCCGTATTTGAGGTGAATACAGTGAAATTTAAGCTGTTCAGTATCCCCAACCTCGCGGCATTAGCCTTCATTTTAGCCTTTTTAGGGATTTTGCAATTTTTCATTCTGGGAGGTAATCATGTCTGA
- a CDS encoding hydrogenase 4 subunit F, with the protein MGFLLYIIPVIAVIIFFLVKENHYRHAVSVASSILLAVCAGALTFRVIVNGVVIYPMLGGFFYLDALSMVILDMVIIIAFMAAVFSVGYLNEEKRHGQLTDKKIRLYYILMYGFVLTMILALTVKNMGLMWIAIEATTLASAFLVGFNSDKHALEAAFKYVIICSVGIAMALLGIILLHWSSTGVLTDASYLDWTALSAHAGALKSAVLRLAFIFILIGFGTKAGLVPMHTWLPDAHSQAPSPISALLSGVLLNSAMYGIIRTTAIVNRNLGSNDFTGRLLIGIGILSIATAALFILTQKDYKRLLAYSSIEHMGIIAVAFGLFTPLSIFGGLLHMINHSFTKSLLFLSAGNIMQKYDSKQIYKIRGVLKTLPVSGPAFLLGLFAITGTPPFSIFTSEFCIISAIFKESTGWVYTGMRLGMGIAFILLLGLVFAGVAVTLFRMFYGSDTNSLYPAVKDISIADRLEQSEPSEPSETADKYLGNSSAAAVKPGETNKAGALCLIILLITILISGIYLPPGIRELLLQARNIVMGL; encoded by the coding sequence ATGGGTTTTTTACTCTATATCATACCGGTAATCGCCGTCATCATCTTTTTTCTGGTTAAGGAGAACCATTATCGGCATGCCGTGAGTGTAGCCTCCTCCATCCTGCTTGCTGTGTGTGCTGGGGCATTGACATTCCGCGTGATTGTCAACGGCGTCGTAATCTATCCTATGCTGGGCGGATTCTTTTATCTCGATGCATTAAGCATGGTCATTCTGGATATGGTCATTATCATTGCCTTTATGGCCGCTGTCTTTTCTGTAGGCTATTTAAATGAAGAAAAACGCCATGGTCAATTAACGGACAAGAAAATAAGGCTGTACTATATTCTGATGTATGGCTTTGTTTTAACCATGATTTTGGCATTGACCGTCAAGAATATGGGGCTGATGTGGATCGCCATTGAAGCAACGACCTTAGCCTCCGCGTTTTTAGTTGGCTTTAACAGTGATAAGCATGCGCTGGAAGCAGCATTTAAATATGTTATTATCTGCTCCGTTGGTATTGCCATGGCTTTGCTTGGGATTATCCTTCTGCATTGGTCGTCTACAGGCGTGCTTACCGACGCATCCTATTTAGACTGGACGGCGTTATCTGCTCATGCCGGAGCTTTGAAAAGTGCCGTCTTGCGGCTGGCATTTATCTTCATCTTAATTGGCTTTGGTACAAAGGCCGGATTAGTTCCCATGCATACCTGGCTGCCGGATGCCCACAGTCAGGCACCGTCACCCATCAGCGCTTTGCTTTCCGGTGTTCTTCTTAACAGTGCGATGTATGGGATCATTCGCACAACCGCCATCGTGAATCGTAATTTGGGCAGTAACGATTTCACCGGCAGGCTTCTGATTGGAATCGGTATTTTGTCGATAGCAACAGCCGCCTTGTTTATACTGACCCAGAAGGATTACAAGCGTCTCCTGGCTTATTCAAGTATTGAGCATATGGGTATCATTGCAGTCGCCTTCGGCCTGTTTACGCCGCTTTCTATTTTCGGAGGGCTGCTGCATATGATCAACCATTCCTTTACCAAATCGTTGTTGTTTTTATCCGCCGGGAATATCATGCAGAAATATGATTCGAAGCAGATTTATAAAATAAGAGGCGTACTCAAAACACTGCCGGTTAGCGGCCCGGCCTTTTTGCTCGGTTTATTTGCCATAACCGGCACACCACCTTTCAGTATCTTTACCAGCGAGTTCTGTATTATCAGTGCGATCTTTAAAGAGAGCACAGGGTGGGTATATACCGGTATGCGTCTGGGAATGGGTATTGCTTTCATTCTACTTTTAGGGTTGGTATTTGCCGGTGTCGCCGTGACATTATTCCGGATGTTTTATGGCTCAGATACCAATTCCCTATATCCAGCCGTAAAGGACATTTCTATTGCGGATCGGTTAGAGCAATCGGAACCATCGGAACCATCAGAAACAGCCGATAAGTATTTAGGCAACAGCTCAGCGGCTGCTGTTAAACCCGGTGAAACCAATAAGGCTGGGGCTCTATGCCTGATTATTTTGCTTATAACCATACTTATCAGCGGCATCTATCTTCCGCCTGGCATCAGAGAGTTGTTATTACAGGCGCGGAACATCGTAATGGGCCTTTGA